A segment of the Candidatus Cloacimonadota bacterium genome:
AAAAGGATGTTGGAGTTAGTAGTGGAAGTGATTGTGCTTGGATAGATTTTATTACATTTCCGCCGAGTATGCCGGATTATTCAGTGTTCTCTCTGAGCCCCTGTTCTATTGATTTTGGCGAGGTAGTAATAGGCGAGGATTCCACTTCACAGTTTATAATATACAATTTAGGTGGTGACACATTAAGCGGAACTATCACAGCCCCATATGGGTATACTGTTGCTGAAGCGGGAACATCAGCCTTGAAGAATCAAATTTCTTATAGTATCCTTGCAGGAGAAACAAAAACCTATGATTTGACCTTTGAGCCAACTTTACAGCAACCCTATAATGGCAATGTTATAATTCTTGTTCTTCCATCTCAAAGAGAGTTTCTTCCAGTAAGTGGTGTTGGAGTTCCGCAACCAAGTATCACTGAAATAGATTTTATAACTGAAACAAAGCTCTTTGCGAACTATCCAAATCCTGCTGCAAAATCTATTGTTATTAAGTATAAACTCAAAGGAAGCACGCTGAATCAAGATGCTACAATTAAAATTTATAACATTCGTGGAGAATTAGTAAAGACAGTTGAAGGTAAAAATGGCATAGTGAAATTAGATGTTCAGGATATTGCAAATGGAATCTATTTCTATCAACTTAAGACTAAGAATTACAATGAAATTAAAAAGATGGTTGTGATTAAGTAAATTGTAAATGGGAAAACGGAATACAAAGAAAGGAAAAATATTTTTTCTGATAAAGGATTTGGCAAGTAAACATTTTTTTACATCAATTGACTAAACTTTTCAATTACTGACTTTAGTATTCACAGAAATTAATGTTTTTGGTTTTATGATTAAAGGGAAAGAGAATCAAATCTTATGGAATGTAAAAGATGAAAATGGCAACCAACTCTCTAATGTGATTTATCTATACAAACTTGCTACAGGTGATAAGCCAATCATAAAAAAGATGGTCCTCCTTCGTTAAAACTATGGAGGACAGGTAGTAGAATAAATTTTAATGAGATAAAAGGAGCAAGACTAAATAATAGGCTGAATTTGAGTTAGGCATAAATAAAAAGAGGAGAATCAAAAGCTTATGGATTCTTCTCTTTTTTTATAAAAATTTCAAATAAATTCATATCATCCTTGACATAATTATTATTACAAAAATATCTGCAACCAAAATTGCTTAAGGAGTATAAATTATGATACGCAAGAGAATTATTACGAGGATTCTGTTTGTTGCATTTCTGACAACCTTTATATTTGCCTGCAGATGCAGTTTCCTTTCTAAAATCGGGAAAAAAGTAGACACTTCCCCGGTTTTGGCTGAATGGGAAGGAGGAAAAATTACAGAAAATGATCTTGAAAAACGACTTGAATCAATACCTGAATTCTATCGCCCTAAACAAGGATTCAGTGTTGAACAAAAACAAAAGTTCCTTAAGGACTATACAATAGAAGAGATATTCTACTTAGAAGCAAAAGGAAAGGGATTTGATAAAAACGAAAATGTAAAAGATGATTATAACAAAAACTCTACGCCCATAATACTAAACCAATACACACAAGAAGAGATACAAGACAAAGTCAAGTCTACAGAATCCAACCTTATGAAGTTTTACAACGAGAATAAGGATAAATTCTTCACACAAGAACCAACAGCAACAATTTTGCATATTCAAACCTCCACTTTAGATAGTGCCAAACAAGCTCTTTCAAAATTAGCTGAAGGTATTGATTTTACGAAAGTTGTTAATGAATATTCTACAAATAATTACTCAAAGGAAAAAGGTGGGAAAATAACTAAAATTAGAAAAGGTGCTTATATTCCCACTATTGGAAAATCACCCGAACTTGATAGTCTGATATTCTCAGCTGAGTTGGATAAAATATGTGAACCGATTAAATTTAAAGATAACTATCACATAATTAAAGTTATAGATAGAGATACAACTAAATATAAACCATTTGAAGTGGCTAAAAAAGATGTTGAAAGAAGATATAAGCTAAAGGAAGAGAATGAAATAAGAGAAAAATTAATAGCAAAATTAATAAAAAAATATGATATTACTTTAGATTCGACAGCTATAAAAAATATAGATTTTCAAAAAGCAGATACTTTAGAATCAGAAGCAAATATTCAGCTAATAAAATCCCCCTTCGCAGAAACATCTTTTACTGTTGGAGATTTTGCAAAAGATTTACTACAAATGGCAGAACCACGAAAACAATCCCTTGAAAATTACAAAGCAAGAAAGATGTATCTTACTGGTAAATTGAAAAATAATGCTATGTATTATGATGCAATAAAAAAGGGGTATGAGAAAAATCCAAAAATAGAGCCTGAACTCTCCCGACTAAAAATGGTCATGGCACTTCGTGAATATTACAAATCCCATATTGTTGATAGTACCATAGTTCCTGAAGAAGAAATTCGGGAAGTTTATGAAAAAGAAAAAGATGTAAAATATAAAATTCGCCCTTCTTGTAGAATTCAGCAATTCGTATTTAATGAAAAAGAAACTGCTGACTATGTCCTGTTCAAGGCAAAAAAAGCTGAATCCGATGAGGAACTTAATGAACTTATTAAGGAATATGCAACTTATAAGACAAAAAATGGAATTTTAGGCCCTGTGTATGAAACTGGAAGCATACCAGGTCTTGGCAAAGATCCTTTATATGTTACGAAGA
Coding sequences within it:
- a CDS encoding peptidyl-prolyl cis-trans isomerase, encoding MIRKRIITRILFVAFLTTFIFACRCSFLSKIGKKVDTSPVLAEWEGGKITENDLEKRLESIPEFYRPKQGFSVEQKQKFLKDYTIEEIFYLEAKGKGFDKNENVKDDYNKNSTPIILNQYTQEEIQDKVKSTESNLMKFYNENKDKFFTQEPTATILHIQTSTLDSAKQALSKLAEGIDFTKVVNEYSTNNYSKEKGGKITKIRKGAYIPTIGKSPELDSLIFSAELDKICEPIKFKDNYHIIKVIDRDTTKYKPFEVAKKDVERRYKLKEENEIREKLIAKLIKKYDITLDSTAIKNIDFQKADTLESEANIQLIKSPFAETSFTVGDFAKDLLQMAEPRKQSLENYKARKMYLTGKLKNNAMYYDAIKKGYEKNPKIEPELSRLKMVMALREYYKSHIVDSTIVPEEEIREVYEKEKDVKYKIRPSCRIQQFVFNEKETADYVLFKAKKAESDEELNELIKEYATYKTKNGILGPVYETGSIPGLGKDPLYVTKIFETKVGEFSDVFQNRKSEYVFFKVLSYKPVTYKSFDSVSKEIKTSLFRKKQRERFENVKDILTKKYNLKIYPEKFEKKLPVDSLYKLAEEAMSHKGYNDAIYQYDQIIKYYKNGKDDYKATFMKGFIYSENLNNKKKAQRMFEKVLSYPKGELHESAEYMLKELKGEDDILEKINKAPE